A genomic window from bacterium includes:
- a CDS encoding aquaporin, with the protein FMGVGAKAWASVSVLQAWLAEAIGTALLAFFVFALTEERSHSRPELKHAPLFIGLGVAIIISALAPLSMAGINPVKDFAPRLFAYLVGWGSIAIPGPRGGFFTVYIIAPFVGAFIGASAYHFGFRNPRQEQVDEALVLERQN; encoded by the coding sequence CTTTATGGGGGTTGGCGCGAAAGCCTGGGCATCCGTTTCAGTGCTGCAGGCATGGTTAGCGGAGGCGATCGGGACCGCATTACTGGCTTTCTTCGTATTTGCCCTAACGGAAGAGCGCAGTCACAGCCGGCCCGAATTAAAGCATGCCCCGCTGTTTATCGGTCTTGGGGTAGCTATAATAATTTCCGCTTTAGCGCCATTGTCAATGGCCGGGATTAATCCCGTCAAAGACTTCGCTCCGAGATTGTTTGCTTACTTAGTCGGATGGGGCTCGATCGCCATTCCCGGGCCTCGCGGTGGGTTTTTTACAGTCTATATCATCGCTCCTTTTGTCGGAGCTTTCATTGGGGCCAGCGCTTATCATTTTGGATTTAGGAACCCGAGACAAGAACAGGTTGATGAAGCGCTTGTCCTGGAACGCCAGAATTAA